The following proteins are co-located in the Rhodococcus opacus B4 genome:
- the hsaB gene encoding 3-hydroxy-9,10-secoandrosta-1,3,5(10)-triene-9,17-dione monooxygenase reductase subunit, producing MTEVTGDGAVTAEAIDPRRFRTVLGQFCTGVTIITTLDGGEPAGFACQSFAALSLEPPLVLFCPTKTSRSWAAIERSGIFCVNVLSEEQQSTCARFGSREPDKFAGIDWTASPLGSPILTGSLAHIDCSLESVHDGGDHWVAFGRVSSLSEIREERPLLFYRGQYTGIEPDKTVPAPWRDDLEAFLTTSSEDTWL from the coding sequence GTGACCGAGGTGACCGGGGACGGGGCCGTCACGGCCGAGGCGATCGATCCGCGACGGTTCCGGACGGTGCTCGGCCAGTTCTGCACCGGTGTCACCATCATCACCACCCTCGACGGCGGTGAGCCGGCGGGGTTCGCGTGTCAGTCGTTCGCGGCGCTGTCGCTGGAACCGCCGCTGGTGTTGTTCTGCCCGACCAAGACGTCACGGTCGTGGGCGGCGATCGAGCGCAGCGGCATCTTCTGTGTGAACGTCCTGTCCGAGGAGCAGCAGTCGACGTGCGCCCGTTTCGGGTCCCGGGAACCGGACAAGTTCGCGGGAATCGACTGGACGGCGTCGCCGCTGGGTTCGCCGATCCTCACCGGTTCGCTCGCCCACATCGACTGCTCGCTCGAGAGCGTGCACGACGGCGGCGACCACTGGGTGGCGTTCGGCCGGGTCTCCTCCCTGAGCGAGATCAGGGAGGAGCGGCCGTTGCTGTTCTACCGCGGCCAGTACACGGGCATCGAACCGGACAAGACGGTGCCCGCACCGTGGCGCGACGACCTCGAGGCGTTCCTCACCACGTCGTCGGAAGACACCTGGCTCTAG